In the bacterium genome, one interval contains:
- a CDS encoding aldehyde dehydrogenase family protein — protein sequence MTEKLKNYIGGKLVAAKADAYLPVTNPATGETIVEVPLCGAAELDRAVAAAAAAQKAWAETPLKDRVQVLFRMKHIVEREQDRLAEVVVRENGKTMAEALGSIIRGVECIEYASSLPQIATDRVLMVGQGVECRTQRYPLGVVAGITPFNFPFMVPLWMVPLAIGTGNAFILKPSEQTPLGGMETAEILHEAGLPDGVFSVVHGGREMVESICDHPGIAAVGFVGSTK from the coding sequence ATGACTGAGAAGCTGAAGAACTACATCGGCGGCAAGCTGGTCGCGGCCAAGGCCGACGCATACCTGCCGGTCACCAATCCCGCCACGGGCGAGACCATCGTCGAGGTGCCGCTCTGCGGCGCCGCCGAGCTGGACAGGGCCGTCGCCGCCGCCGCGGCGGCGCAGAAAGCCTGGGCCGAGACGCCCCTCAAGGACCGCGTGCAGGTCCTGTTCCGCATGAAGCATATCGTCGAGCGCGAACAGGACCGCCTGGCGGAAGTGGTCGTACGCGAGAACGGCAAGACCATGGCCGAGGCCCTGGGCAGCATCATCCGGGGCGTCGAGTGCATCGAATACGCCTCGAGCCTGCCCCAGATCGCGACCGACCGCGTGCTGATGGTCGGCCAGGGCGTCGAATGCCGCACCCAGCGCTATCCGCTGGGCGTCGTGGCCGGCATCACGCCGTTCAACTTCCCCTTCATGGTGCCGCTGTGGATGGTGCCGCTGGCGATCGGGACGGGCAACGCCTTCATCCTCAAGCCCTCGGAGCAGACGCCGCTGGGCGGCATGGAGACGGCGGAGATCCTGCACGAGGCGGGTCTGCCGGACGGCGTCTTCTCGGTCGTGCACGGGGGCCGGGAAATGGTCGAGAGCATCTGCGACCATCCCGGCATCGCGGCGGTCGGCTTCGTGGGCTCCACGAAGG
- the hydA gene encoding dihydropyrimidinase yields MAYDKIITGGTVVTPEGERAVDVAIAGGKIAALAAGLAAEPAGAEVIDAGGHIVFPGVLDVHVHLELPFCGTVSSDDYRSGTRAGARGGVTTLIDFAIPYGDDTLRDAVDNWHAKAEGKALIDYAFHVCITDWNRHQSDVEPLIAEGIPTFKEFMIYESEGWMSDDRTLFNTLERMRDLGGMLMVHAESARVLDELIARYHTPEQMKKQGAYLHTLSRPDYIEAEAIQRAITWSEITGGPLFVVHMSTGRGADLIRDAQQRGVKVLAETCAQYLSLDDSVFKREDGHLFATCPQLKTKADAARLWQGLKDGEVSNISTDTCTFTRAQKAMWKGDFTKIPMGMPGLETLLPVCYTDGVLGGRLTLTELAEKLAGNPARIMGLAPRKGAVAVGADADLCIFHPGSTLQVDPARMETNCDWNPYAGRELAGFSRTTISRGEVVVDDYKVVGKAGRGQWLPRKSAGGNDD; encoded by the coding sequence ATGGCCTACGACAAGATCATCACCGGCGGCACGGTCGTCACGCCCGAGGGCGAGCGGGCCGTGGACGTGGCCATCGCCGGCGGTAAGATCGCGGCGCTCGCGGCCGGCCTGGCCGCCGAGCCCGCGGGCGCCGAGGTCATCGACGCGGGCGGCCACATCGTCTTTCCCGGCGTGCTGGACGTGCACGTGCACCTCGAGCTGCCGTTCTGCGGCACCGTGAGCTCGGACGACTACCGCAGCGGCACCCGCGCCGGCGCCCGCGGCGGCGTGACCACGCTGATCGACTTCGCCATCCCCTACGGCGACGACACCCTGCGCGACGCCGTCGACAACTGGCACGCCAAGGCCGAGGGCAAGGCCCTGATCGATTACGCCTTCCACGTCTGCATCACCGACTGGAACCGCCACCAGAGCGATGTCGAGCCGCTGATCGCGGAGGGCATCCCCACCTTCAAGGAGTTCATGATCTACGAGAGCGAGGGCTGGATGTCCGACGACCGGACGCTCTTCAACACCCTCGAGAGGATGCGCGACCTGGGCGGCATGCTGATGGTGCACGCCGAGAGCGCACGCGTGCTGGACGAGCTGATCGCGCGCTACCACACGCCCGAGCAGATGAAGAAGCAGGGCGCGTACCTGCATACCCTCTCGCGCCCCGACTACATCGAGGCCGAGGCCATCCAGCGGGCCATCACCTGGAGCGAGATCACCGGCGGCCCGCTGTTCGTGGTGCACATGTCCACGGGCAGGGGCGCCGACCTGATCCGCGACGCGCAGCAGCGCGGCGTCAAGGTGCTGGCCGAGACCTGTGCCCAGTACCTCTCCCTGGACGACTCGGTCTTCAAGCGCGAGGACGGCCACCTCTTCGCCACCTGCCCCCAGCTCAAGACCAAGGCCGATGCGGCGCGGCTGTGGCAGGGGCTCAAGGACGGCGAAGTGAGCAACATCTCCACCGACACCTGCACCTTCACGCGCGCGCAGAAGGCCATGTGGAAGGGGGATTTCACCAAGATCCCCATGGGCATGCCCGGGCTGGAGACCCTGCTGCCGGTCTGCTACACGGACGGTGTGCTCGGCGGCCGCCTGACCCTGACGGAGCTGGCCGAGAAGCTGGCCGGCAACCCGGCGCGGATCATGGGACTGGCCCCGCGCAAGGGCGCCGTCGCCGTGGGCGCCGACGCCGATCTGTGCATCTTCCATCCCGGCAGCACCCTGCAGGTGGACCCGGCGCGGATGGAGACCAACTGTGACTGGAATCCCTACGCCGGCCGGGAACTGGCCGGTTTCTCGCGCACCACCATCTCGCGCGGCGAGGTCGTGGTGGACGATTACAAGGTCGTGGGCAAGGCGGGACGCGGACAGTGGCTGCCGCGAAAGTCCGCAGGAGGCAACGATGACTGA
- a CDS encoding aspartate aminotransferase family protein, giving the protein MSTLPPCGHTPRPYDGPTKDEVRALRAAYCHPVIFTLYKEPLMIVEGALQYLFDETGKRYLDLFAGIVTVSCGHSHPVVNRRVIEQVEKLQHATTLYLHPNFPQLGAKLAAKMPDGLDVTYFTNSGSEANELAIAMARMYTGREDVIAVRNAYHGGTTTAMGLTSHSTWKFPLHTGGRVHHAACPDPYRSKFAGSPEQIATKCAEDIRELIRFSTPGQVAAFIAEPIQGVGGVTCGAANYLPEAYAVIREHGGVCIADEVQTGFGRTGDHYWGFENYGVKPDMVVMAKGIGNGFPLGAVTTTAEIAAAFTSRIHFNTFGGNPVSMAAGAAVLDVIEQEQLQKNCREVGGRFKAGLQKLQQTHDLIGDVRGKGLMLGVELVRDRVTKEPANTEAIALLEIAKDQGLLVGKGGFYGNVLRIKPPMCITTADVEFALEVLDDALGRV; this is encoded by the coding sequence ATGAGCACGCTGCCACCCTGTGGCCACACACCCCGGCCCTACGACGGCCCCACCAAGGACGAGGTGCGCGCCCTGCGGGCCGCGTACTGCCACCCGGTGATATTCACCCTCTACAAGGAGCCCCTGATGATCGTCGAGGGCGCGCTGCAGTACCTCTTCGACGAGACGGGCAAGCGCTACCTGGACCTGTTCGCCGGCATCGTCACGGTCTCCTGCGGTCACAGCCATCCGGTGGTCAACCGGCGCGTCATCGAACAGGTGGAGAAGCTGCAGCACGCCACCACCCTGTACCTGCATCCCAATTTCCCCCAGCTGGGCGCCAAGCTGGCGGCCAAGATGCCCGACGGCCTGGACGTGACCTACTTCACCAACAGCGGCAGCGAGGCCAACGAGCTGGCGATCGCCATGGCGCGCATGTACACCGGACGCGAGGACGTGATCGCGGTGCGCAACGCCTATCACGGCGGCACGACCACGGCCATGGGCCTGACCTCGCACAGCACCTGGAAGTTCCCGCTGCATACGGGGGGCCGGGTCCACCACGCCGCGTGCCCCGATCCCTATCGCAGCAAGTTCGCGGGCTCGCCCGAACAGATCGCCACCAAGTGCGCCGAGGACATCCGCGAGCTGATCCGCTTCTCGACGCCGGGCCAGGTGGCGGCCTTCATCGCCGAGCCGATCCAGGGCGTCGGCGGCGTGACCTGCGGCGCCGCCAACTATCTGCCCGAGGCCTACGCCGTGATCCGCGAGCACGGCGGCGTGTGCATCGCCGACGAGGTGCAGACCGGTTTCGGGCGGACCGGCGACCACTACTGGGGTTTCGAGAACTACGGGGTGAAACCCGACATGGTGGTCATGGCCAAGGGCATCGGCAACGGCTTCCCCCTGGGCGCCGTGACGACCACCGCCGAGATCGCCGCGGCCTTCACCTCGCGCATCCATTTCAACACCTTCGGCGGCAACCCGGTCTCGATGGCCGCCGGCGCGGCGGTGCTGGACGTGATCGAGCAGGAGCAGCTGCAGAAGAACTGCCGCGAGGTCGGCGGCCGCTTCAAGGCCGGCCTGCAGAAGCTGCAGCAGACGCACGACCTGATCGGCGACGTGCGCGGCAAGGGCCTGATGCTCGGCGTCGAGCTGGTGCGCGACCGCGTCACCAAGGAGCCCGCCAACACAGAGGCGATCGCCCTGCTGGAGATCGCCAAGGACCAGGGACTGCTGGTGGGCAAGGGCGGCTTCTACGGCAACGTGCTGCGCATCAAGCCGCCCATGTGCATCACGACCGCGGACGTGGAATTCGCCCTGGAAGTCCTCGACGACGCGCTCGGGAGGGTATGA
- a CDS encoding NCS1 family nucleobase:cation symporter-1, whose product MGLGHGITDSPLYNEDLAPVSAANRSWSLWNIAALWVGMAVCIPTYTLAAGLISQGMSWKQALLTIALGNLIVLLQMMLNAHAGTRYGIPFPVLLRASFGTVGANIPAMMRALVACGWFGIQTWIGGSAIYTLTLVILGNEPAGPAQMLPVLGLSWGQLFGFLAFWAINIAVIVRGIDTIKRLETFAAPFLLLIGAGLLIWGIRGAGGLDVVLAADTVARVRGELPGGFDFWRAFWPNLTAMVGFWATLSLNIPDFSRYARSQRDQMLGQLIGLPTTMAFYSFIGIAVTCATVVIFGEAIWDPVQLLGRFDNKLTVAFALFALTVATLSTNIAANVVSPANDFANLRPRSISFRRGGLITGTIGILIMPWKLYTDLSNYIFTWLIGYSAMLGSIAGVMLVDYFILRRRRLAVADLYAVDGAYSYRGGVNWRAIVAVAVGIGFNAPGFLAQVSGGSIAVPSFFAQLYTYAWFVGLALSGLVFLALGSSSPQSTKEVAS is encoded by the coding sequence ATGGGCCTCGGGCACGGCATCACCGACTCCCCCCTCTACAACGAGGATCTGGCGCCGGTCTCCGCCGCGAACCGCAGCTGGAGCCTGTGGAACATCGCCGCCCTGTGGGTGGGCATGGCCGTCTGCATACCCACCTACACGCTGGCGGCCGGTCTCATCTCGCAGGGCATGTCCTGGAAGCAGGCGCTGCTGACCATCGCGCTGGGCAACCTGATCGTCCTGTTGCAGATGATGCTGAACGCCCATGCGGGGACACGCTACGGCATCCCCTTCCCCGTCCTGTTGCGCGCGTCGTTCGGCACCGTGGGCGCCAACATCCCGGCGATGATGCGGGCGCTGGTGGCCTGCGGCTGGTTCGGGATCCAGACCTGGATCGGCGGCTCGGCCATCTACACCCTGACGCTGGTGATCCTCGGCAACGAGCCGGCGGGTCCCGCACAGATGCTGCCGGTGCTGGGATTGTCCTGGGGACAGCTGTTCGGCTTCCTCGCCTTCTGGGCCATCAACATCGCGGTGATCGTCAGGGGGATCGACACCATCAAGCGCCTCGAGACCTTCGCGGCGCCGTTCCTGCTGCTGATCGGCGCCGGGCTGCTGATCTGGGGGATCAGGGGCGCGGGCGGTCTGGACGTGGTGCTCGCGGCGGACACGGTGGCCAGGGTGCGCGGCGAACTGCCGGGCGGCTTCGATTTCTGGCGCGCCTTCTGGCCCAATCTCACCGCCATGGTCGGCTTCTGGGCGACGCTGTCCCTGAACATCCCCGACTTCTCCCGCTACGCCCGCTCGCAGCGGGACCAGATGCTCGGCCAGCTGATCGGCCTGCCCACGACGATGGCCTTCTACTCCTTCATCGGCATCGCCGTCACCTGCGCGACGGTGGTGATCTTCGGCGAGGCGATCTGGGACCCGGTCCAGCTGCTCGGCCGCTTCGACAACAAGCTGACCGTGGCCTTCGCCCTCTTCGCCCTGACGGTGGCCACCCTGTCGACGAACATCGCGGCCAACGTCGTCTCGCCCGCGAACGACTTCGCCAACCTGCGGCCGCGGTCGATCAGCTTCAGGCGCGGCGGCCTGATCACGGGGACCATCGGCATCCTGATCATGCCCTGGAAGCTCTACACGGATCTCTCGAACTACATCTTCACCTGGTTGATCGGCTACAGCGCCATGCTCGGCTCGATCGCCGGCGTGATGCTGGTCGATTACTTCATCCTGCGGCGGCGACGGCTGGCGGTCGCGGATCTCTATGCCGTCGACGGCGCGTACAGCTACCGCGGCGGCGTGAACTGGCGCGCCATCGTCGCCGTCGCCGTCGGCATCGGCTTCAACGCGCCGGGCTTCCTGGCCCAGGTTTCGGGCGGTTCGATAGCCGTGCCGTCCTTCTTCGCACAACTCTACACCTACGCCTGGTTCGTCGGCCTGGCCCTGTCCGGCCTGGTCTTCCTGGCGCTCGGTTCGTCCTCTCCCCAGTCAACGAAAGAGGTCGCGTCATGA
- a CDS encoding acyltransferase translates to MGRIVRSALIQATLCEDANAPTARIKQAMIDKNVALIEEAAAKGAQIACLQELFYGPYFCAEQDERWYELTERIPDGPTTRLMQELAAKHGMVLVVSMYEEDLTGVYYNTAAVIDADGAFLGKYRKNHIPHCNPGFWEKFYFRPGNLGYPVFDTRVGKVGVYICYDRHFPEGWRELGLGGAEIVFNPSATVAGLSEYLWRLEQPAAACANIYYVGAINRPGVEQPWAIGEFYGSSYFADPRGQILEQGPREGDAVVVCDLDLDVIREVRNVWQFYRDRRPETYNATVRP, encoded by the coding sequence ATGGGACGGATAGTACGCAGCGCCTTGATCCAGGCCACCCTGTGCGAGGACGCGAACGCACCGACGGCCAGGATCAAGCAGGCCATGATCGACAAGAACGTGGCCCTGATCGAGGAGGCCGCGGCCAAGGGTGCGCAGATCGCCTGCCTGCAGGAGCTCTTCTACGGTCCCTATTTCTGCGCCGAGCAGGACGAGCGCTGGTACGAGCTGACCGAACGCATCCCCGACGGCCCGACCACCAGGCTGATGCAGGAGCTGGCCGCGAAGCACGGCATGGTGCTGGTCGTCTCGATGTACGAGGAGGACCTGACCGGCGTGTACTACAACACCGCCGCGGTGATCGACGCCGACGGCGCGTTCCTGGGCAAGTACCGCAAGAATCACATACCCCACTGCAATCCGGGCTTCTGGGAGAAGTTCTACTTCCGGCCCGGCAACCTGGGCTATCCCGTCTTCGACACCAGGGTCGGCAAGGTCGGCGTCTACATCTGCTACGACCGCCACTTTCCCGAGGGCTGGCGCGAACTGGGCCTGGGCGGCGCCGAGATCGTCTTCAACCCCTCGGCCACCGTCGCGGGGCTGAGCGAGTACCTCTGGCGGCTGGAGCAGCCGGCCGCCGCCTGCGCCAACATCTATTACGTTGGCGCCATCAACCGGCCGGGCGTCGAGCAGCCGTGGGCCATAGGCGAGTTCTACGGGTCGTCCTACTTCGCCGATCCGCGGGGCCAGATCCTCGAGCAGGGACCGCGCGAGGGCGATGCGGTGGTGGTCTGCGACCTGGACCTGGACGTGATCCGCGAGGTGCGGAACGTCTGGCAGTTCTATCGCGACCGCCGGCCGGAAACCTACAACGCCACGGTCAGGCCCTGA
- a CDS encoding peptidylprolyl isomerase produces the protein MADGQWKHPPAMIEDLDDVVRATITTARGDIVLDLYAGYAPTTVNNFVFLAREGFYDGVTFHRVIGDFMIQGGDPTGTGSGGPGYRFADEFAGNPLRHEAGVISMANAGPGTNGSQFFITHSPQPHLDGRHTVFGKIVEGRDVVDAIEQGDVMERIQV, from the coding sequence ATGGCTGACGGACAATGGAAACACCCGCCCGCGATGATCGAGGACCTCGATGATGTCGTCCGCGCCACCATCACCACCGCCAGGGGCGACATCGTGCTCGACCTCTATGCCGGATACGCGCCGACGACCGTCAACAACTTCGTTTTCCTGGCGCGCGAGGGCTTCTACGACGGCGTCACGTTCCACCGCGTGATCGGCGACTTCATGATCCAGGGCGGCGACCCGACCGGCACCGGCAGCGGCGGTCCCGGCTACCGCTTCGCGGACGAGTTCGCGGGCAACCCGCTGCGCCACGAGGCCGGCGTCATCTCCATGGCCAACGCCGGGCCGGGCACCAACGGCAGCCAGTTCTTCATCACCCATTCGCCGCAGCCGCACCTCGACGGCCGTCACACCGTCTTCGGCAAGATCGTCGAGGGGCGGGACGTGGTCGATGCCATCGAGCAGGGCGACGTCATGGAGCGCATACAGGTTTAG